A single window of Rhodamnia argentea isolate NSW1041297 chromosome 5, ASM2092103v1, whole genome shotgun sequence DNA harbors:
- the LOC115732581 gene encoding B3 domain-containing transcription factor VRN1-like: MACGSRRPRENGGAELDVGTGPRLDSPHFFKIILSDTLQSGKLGIPKKFLGRYGKDLPSLVLLKVPGSSTWRIGVEKPNDGTAWLWKGWREFMQYYSVGHGHLIVFKYEGISSFHVMIFDKSASEIDYSSSCISNLRSGFISPKREDVVELEDSKDCTPRQKMRVEPHSPCSQSSPSCSSQDLEEGIGHSRCRVSHPEWNGLTSSRPLPSFEFASEFDSEYPFFKVVIRPSYIGHGTLNVPRGFIRQHIRKMKELATLTHSDRTWPVKLRSYPNAAAFSSGWMAFVRGTRLRVGNVCVFELIDRDDIVFRVYVISSADRNKWSRCRMNHSEPVFRGPTLPRPLRTTELASEFGLEHPFFKMVIRRSHFRTLRVPGKFVRQHIEENKKTATLTYSDRSWAVNLSRYKRDARLLFSAGWPVFAREAHLRVGNACVFELIDRDDVMFKVSILNNGDEREIHLD; this comes from the exons ATGGCTTGCGGTAGCCGTCGGCCGAGAGAAAATGGGGGTGCCGAGCTAGATGTCGGGACTGGACCTCGTCTTGATAgtcctcacttcttcaagatcattctctCCGACACCCTTCAATCTGGGAAGCTC ggaattccgaaaaaattcttGGGAAGATATGGAAAGGATCTCCCAAGCTTGGTGCTACTCAAGGTTCCGGGCAGCTCGACTTGGAGAATTGGAGTAGAAAAGCCTAACGACGGCACGGCTTGGTTGTGGAAAGGGTGGCGAGAATTTATGCAGTATTACTCTGTTGGTCATGGTCACCTCAtagttttcaaatatgaagGAATCTCCAGTTTTCACGTGATGATATTTGATAAGAGTGCTTCGGAGATTGATTATTCGTCGAGCTGCATATCGAACCTCAGGAGTGGATTTATCTCGCCGAAGAGGGAGGATGTGGTAGAACTTGAAGATTCGAAGGATTGCACTCCTCGTCAAAAAATGAGGGTCGAACCTCATTCACCATGTTCTCAGTCGAGTCCAAGCTGCTCATCACAAGATCTCGAAG AAGGGATCGGACATTCTAGATGCAGAGTGAGCCATCCTGAGTGGAATGGCCTGACAAGTTCGCGTCCTCTTCCTAGTTTTGAATTTGCCAGCGAATTTGACTCAGAGTATCCTTTTTTCAAGGTGGTGATCCGGCCATCTTATATTGGACATGGTACACTG AATGTTCCTCGTGGTTTCATCAGACAGCACATCCGGAAAATGAAGGAACTCGCAACGCTTACGCATTCAGACAGAACATGGCCGGTGAAGCTTAGGAGCTATCCAAATGCAGCGGCATTCTCTTCTGGTTGGATGGCATTTGTGAGAGGAACTCGCTTGCGTGTAGGAAATGTCTGCGTGTTCGAGCTAATTGATAGAGATGACATTGTATTCAGAGTCTACGTTATCAGCAGTGcag ACAGGAACAAATGGTCTAGATGCAGAATGAACCATTCTGAGCCGGTATTTCGTGGTCCTACTCTTCCGAGGCCTCTCAGGACTACTGAGTTAGCCAGCGAATTTGGTTTggagcatcccttcttcaaaATGGTGATACGACGGTCTCATTTTAGGACATTG CGTGTTCCCGGCAAATTCGTCCGGCAGCAtattgaagaaaacaagaaaacagcAACTCTTACGTATTCAGACAGATCATGGGCAGTGAATCTCTCAAGATATAAGCGGGACGCCCGCTTGTTGTTCTCTGCTGGGTGGCCTGTGTTTGCAAGAGAAGCTCATTTGCGTGTAGGAAATGCCTGCGTTTTTGAGCTTATTGACAGGGATGATGTTATGTTCAAAGTCTCCATCTTAAATAATGGTGACGAGCGCGAGATTCACCTCGATTGA
- the LOC125315143 gene encoding B3 domain-containing transcription factor VRN1-like produces the protein MACGWHRRTEDGGAGLDIATGPRLESPHFFKIILSDTLQSGKLGIPKKFLGRYGKDLSSLVLLKVPGSLTWTIGVEKRNNGSFWLWKGWREFMQHYSIGHGHLVVFKYEGNSTFHVMIFDKSASEIDYSLSGISNLGSGFISPKREDVVELEVSEDCAPRKKMRVEPHSPCSQSSPCCSSQDLEDRVGESRSRASHSKPVFGGSTSSWPLSSFELASKFDSEYPFFKVVIRPSHIKHDVVNVPRSFIMQHIRKIKKIATLRHSDRTWPVKLSSYPSGAMFSSGWMAFVRGTRLHVGNVWVFELTDGDDIVFRIYIFSGAGRNKRSKCRVNHSEPVFCDPTPPRPLTTPELASEFDSEHPFFKLVIHRGHFKRVHVPRRFAEQHFEEFEGTVTLRYSDRSWPVKLLRFTHQTWVYFSAGWAAFARETHLRVGNACVFELIDRDVVVFRVSIFENGGEDQIHID, from the exons ATGGCTTGCGGTTGGCATCGGCGGACAGAAGATGGAGGTGCCGGGCTAGATATTGCGACTGGACCACGTCTTGAGAgtcctcacttcttcaagatcattctctCCGACACCCTTCAATCCGGGAAGCTC GGGATTCCGAAAAAATTCTTAGGAAGATAtggaaaggatctctcaagCTTGGTGCTACTCAAGGTTCCGGGCAGTTTGACCTGGACTATAGGAGTAGAAAAGCGAAACAATGGCAGTTTTTGGTTGTGGAAAGGGTGGCGAGAATTTATGCAGCATTACTCCATTGGTCATGGTCACCTCGtagttttcaaatatgaagGGAACTCCACTTTTCACGTGATGATATTCGATAAGAGTGCTTCGGAGATCGATTATTCATTGAGTGGCATATCGAACCTCGGGAGTGGATTTATCTCGCCAAAGAGAGAGGATGTGGTAGAACTTGAAGTTTCGGAGGATTGCGCTCCTCGTAAAAAAATGAGGGTCGAACCTCATTCACCATGTTCTCAGTCGAGTCCATGCTGCTCATCACAAGATCTCGAAG ACAGGGTCGGAGAGTCTAGAAGCAGAGCTAGCCATTCTAAGCCAGTTTTTGGTGGTTCTACAAGTTCGTGGCCTCTCTCTAGTTTTGAATTGGCTAGCAAATTTGACTCAGAGTATCCTTTTTTCAAGGTGGTGATCCGGCCATCTCACATTAAACATGATGTAGT GAATGTTCCTCGTAGTTTCATCATGCAGCATAttcgaaaaatcaagaaaatcgcGACTCTCAGGCATTCAGACAGAACATGGCCGGTGAAGCTTAGTAGCTATCCTAGTGGGGCGATGTTCTCTTCTGGTTGGATGGCATTTGTGAGAGGAACTCGCTTGCACGTAGGAAATGTCTGGGTGTTCGAGCTAACTGATGGAGATGATATTGTGTTCAGAATCTACATTTTCAGCGGCGcag GCAGGAACAAACGGTCTAAATGCAGAGTGAACCATTCTGAGCCGGTATTTTGTGATCCTACTCCTCCGAGGCCTCTCACTACTCCTGAATTAGCCAGTGAATTTGATTCggagcatcccttcttcaaactGGTGATACACCGGGGTCATTTTAAGAGAGTG CATGTTCCTCGTCGATTCGCCGAgcaacattttgaagaattcgaGGGAACGGTAACTCTTAGGTATTCAGATAGATCGTGGCCGGTGAAGCTCTTAAGATTTACGCACCAAACCTGGGTGTACTTTTCTGCCGGTTGGGCTGCATTTGCCAGAGAAACTCATTTGCGTGTAGGAAATGCCTGcgtgtttgagctcattgatagggatgtTGTTGTGTTCAGAGTTTCCATCTTCGAAAATGGTGGTGAGGACCAGATTCACATTGATTGA